One Acetobacterium sp. KB-1 DNA segment encodes these proteins:
- a CDS encoding acyl-[acyl-carrier-protein] thioesterase: protein MSLVYFENQKIACYESDSTGKMLPTTAMNYFQEASTNQGDALDIGGEYLKKQDLAWFLVKYSVQFKCFPLYQDVVKVTTQATGMEKFRATRRFTIEDISGEVKVIANTQWLLVNRKTGKMERIDAYPEMERYQCFEKGEPVFKKIRKLNRVDAQKNFSVRFLDIDFNQHVNHVKYLAWAIEVLPLEVVKKKQLKEARMVFKAQCFYGDQVSALSEQVEDDHYRIDVVNQDETILCQLDLILE, encoded by the coding sequence ATGAGCCTAGTTTATTTTGAGAATCAGAAAATTGCCTGTTATGAATCCGACTCGACTGGAAAAATGCTGCCAACTACTGCCATGAACTATTTTCAGGAAGCGTCCACCAACCAGGGCGACGCGCTGGATATCGGTGGGGAGTACTTAAAAAAACAGGATCTCGCCTGGTTTTTAGTAAAATACAGCGTTCAGTTTAAGTGTTTCCCCCTGTATCAAGACGTGGTAAAGGTAACAACGCAGGCCACGGGTATGGAAAAATTTCGTGCAACACGCCGTTTTACCATTGAAGATATTAGCGGAGAAGTAAAGGTAATTGCAAATACGCAATGGTTGTTGGTTAACCGGAAAACTGGAAAAATGGAGCGTATCGATGCCTATCCGGAAATGGAGCGGTATCAGTGCTTCGAAAAAGGCGAGCCGGTTTTTAAAAAGATCCGGAAATTAAATCGGGTTGATGCTCAAAAAAACTTTTCTGTCCGTTTTCTGGATATCGACTTCAATCAGCATGTGAATCATGTCAAGTATTTGGCATGGGCGATCGAAGTGCTGCCACTGGAGGTTGTTAAGAAAAAGCAATTAAAAGAAGCCCGGATGGTTTTTAAAGCGCAGTGTTTTTATGGTGACCAGGTGAGCGCTTTAAGTGAGCAGGTGGAAGATGATCACTATCGCATTGATGTTGTCAATCAGGATGAGACAATATTGTGTCAGTTAGATCTAATCCTTGAATAA
- the nifH gene encoding nitrogenase iron protein — MRQIAIYGKGGIGKSTTTQNLTAGLGLMDKNIMVVGCDPKADSTRLLLGGLAQKTVLDTLREEGEEIELDAILKPGFRGIQCVESGGPEPGVGCAGRGIITSIGMLEQLGAYTDDLDYVFYDVLGDVVCGGFAMPMREGKAQEIYIVASGEMMALYAANNIAKGVQKYATTGGIRLGGIICNSRNVDGEKELVQAFAEELGSQMIYFVPRDNMVQRAEINKKTVLEFDDTANQAQEYRNLAMAIDTNKMFVIPKPMHQDRLEEILMEHGIMDI, encoded by the coding sequence ATGAGACAAATCGCTATTTATGGTAAAGGTGGTATTGGTAAATCGACCACAACGCAAAATCTCACGGCAGGACTAGGACTCATGGACAAAAATATCATGGTCGTCGGATGTGATCCAAAGGCCGATTCAACCCGATTGTTGCTTGGTGGTCTGGCACAAAAAACGGTACTCGATACTCTTCGCGAAGAAGGTGAAGAAATTGAACTCGATGCCATCCTGAAACCAGGATTCCGAGGCATTCAATGTGTTGAATCAGGCGGACCGGAACCAGGGGTCGGCTGTGCTGGTCGGGGAATTATTACTTCCATCGGAATGTTAGAACAATTAGGTGCTTATACCGATGATCTGGATTATGTATTCTATGATGTTTTAGGTGATGTTGTTTGTGGTGGTTTTGCAATGCCAATGCGTGAAGGGAAGGCTCAAGAAATTTACATTGTTGCTTCCGGAGAAATGATGGCCTTGTATGCAGCTAACAATATTGCCAAAGGTGTTCAGAAATATGCTACAACTGGTGGTATTCGTTTAGGCGGAATTATCTGTAACAGTCGTAATGTTGATGGTGAAAAAGAATTGGTACAAGCCTTTGCCGAAGAACTAGGCAGCCAAATGATTTACTTTGTCCCACGTGACAATATGGTACAGCGTGCTGAAATCAACAAAAAAACCGTTTTAGAATTTGATGATACAGCTAATCAGGCTCAAGAATATCGTAATTTAGCGATGGCTATTGATACGAATAAAATGTTTGTCATTCCAAAGCCCATGCATCAGGATCGACTCGAAGAAATCCTGATGGAACATGGAATTATGGATATTTAG
- a CDS encoding helix-turn-helix transcriptional regulator translates to MKNIKLKVARAENDISQEELAKRVGVTRQTIGMIEAGKFNPSLQLCIAICKALGKTLNDLFWEENDNEKNEKSS, encoded by the coding sequence ATGAAAAACATAAAATTAAAGGTGGCTCGGGCCGAGAACGATATTTCCCAGGAAGAGCTGGCCAAACGGGTCGGCGTCACCCGGCAGACAATCGGCATGATTGAAGCCGGTAAATTCAATCCATCTTTGCAATTGTGCATCGCCATCTGTAAAGCTTTGGGAAAAACATTAAACGATTTATTCTGGGAGGAAAATGACAATGAAAAAAATGAAAAAAGTAGTTGA
- a CDS encoding DUF6773 family protein, giving the protein MKKMKKVVDERQELELYKIEHLCFWIVFWLLLGSIIVQSMFLNAPFSQWGFEWAIFMISCGGVIVGCYKKGQWDFYSKPTTKNYLIYSLIGAGAFAIIYAITLYMNHAYLKGHLLALGSLTLLIFALLFALIFVALFVSGTLIKKRQKKLEDQFSDHDPQ; this is encoded by the coding sequence ATGAAAAAAATGAAAAAAGTAGTTGATGAGCGCCAGGAACTGGAGCTGTATAAAATAGAACATCTCTGTTTCTGGATTGTTTTCTGGCTGTTGCTCGGCAGCATTATTGTTCAGTCGATGTTTCTAAATGCTCCCTTTAGTCAATGGGGTTTTGAATGGGCCATCTTTATGATCAGTTGTGGCGGGGTTATCGTTGGCTGTTATAAAAAGGGACAATGGGATTTTTACAGCAAACCCACCACCAAAAACTATCTGATTTACAGCCTCATTGGCGCTGGTGCTTTTGCCATCATTTACGCCATTACGCTGTATATGAACCACGCTTATTTAAAAGGCCATCTGCTGGCACTTGGCTCACTGACTCTCCTTATCTTTGCCCTGCTCTTTGCCCTGATTTTCGTTGCCCTGTTTGTCAGTGGCACCCTGATAAAAAAACGTCAGAAAAAACTGGAAGACCAATTCAGTGATCATGACCCGCAATAG
- a CDS encoding pyridoxal phosphate-dependent aminotransferase: METSQRIQKMGEPALLKYYPLVSEAQKKGKKVYFLNIGQPDIKTPAGFLESVNCIDQKVLSYQAPEGIIELREAACDYYRRLGLSYDTSDLFVTNGGSEALLFTFIGICNAGDEILTAEPLYSIYKEMAAATDVTLVGFKTYAEDGFALPDAAVIEAAITPRTKALLMTNPGNPTGKVFSKEEIEVMVKLAIKHNLYLISDEVYREFVYDCQDYLSPAQYPELAQHFILIDSISKRYSACGARIGFIVSKNKTLMNQLKKLVQMRLSVSTVDQIGAVSLLKLDGHFFDAVLKEYTCRRKIVYAALQQIPGVICKEPRGAFYFMAKLPIKEACHFIEWLINDFEYQGETVLLSPANDFYLNPQDGADEVRIAYVLNGDEMKKSMEILKRGLTAYAKVFPEQCK, from the coding sequence ATGGAAACATCTCAGCGTATCCAAAAAATGGGAGAACCCGCCCTTTTAAAATACTATCCTCTGGTGAGCGAGGCGCAGAAAAAGGGGAAGAAGGTTTATTTTTTAAACATCGGCCAGCCAGATATCAAAACGCCAGCCGGTTTTCTGGAAAGTGTCAATTGCATTGATCAGAAAGTTTTATCCTATCAAGCCCCGGAGGGGATCATCGAACTGCGGGAAGCGGCCTGCGATTATTACCGGCGGTTGGGTCTTAGTTACGACACCAGCGATCTCTTTGTTACGAACGGTGGCAGTGAAGCGCTGCTGTTTACCTTTATCGGGATTTGTAATGCCGGGGATGAAATTCTCACCGCCGAACCGCTTTATAGTATTTATAAGGAAATGGCCGCGGCTACCGATGTGACCCTGGTCGGTTTTAAAACCTATGCCGAAGACGGCTTCGCCCTGCCGGATGCGGCGGTGATTGAAGCGGCCATTACTCCGCGGACCAAAGCTCTGCTAATGACTAATCCCGGGAATCCCACCGGCAAGGTATTTTCTAAGGAAGAAATTGAGGTGATGGTGAAACTGGCCATCAAACACAACCTCTATCTGATTTCGGATGAGGTGTATCGGGAGTTTGTCTACGATTGTCAGGACTATTTAAGTCCAGCCCAGTACCCGGAGCTGGCTCAGCATTTTATCCTGATCGATAGTATTTCCAAACGCTATAGTGCCTGCGGAGCCCGGATCGGTTTTATTGTGTCAAAAAATAAAACCCTGATGAATCAGCTCAAAAAGCTGGTTCAGATGCGGCTGTCGGTTTCCACAGTAGATCAAATTGGGGCGGTGTCCCTGCTTAAATTGGATGGGCATTTTTTTGATGCGGTGTTAAAGGAATATACTTGCCGTCGGAAGATCGTTTATGCGGCCCTGCAGCAAATTCCCGGTGTCATCTGCAAAGAACCCCGGGGCGCCTTTTACTTTATGGCCAAGTTGCCAATCAAAGAGGCCTGCCATTTTATCGAGTGGCTGATCAACGACTTTGAGTATCAGGGCGAAACGGTACTCTTATCGCCGGCCAATGATTTTTATTTAAATCCCCAGGATGGCGCCGATGAGGTGCGCATCGCCTATGTATTAAACGGCGATGAGATGAAAAAAAGTATGGAAATTCTAAAGCGCGGTTTAACCGCTTATGCCAAAGTTTTTCCCGAGCAATGTAAATAA
- a CDS encoding Fe-only nitrogenase accessory AnfO family protein produces MKEKLNLMAVFCDDNGRIARFDEMTNFVFYTKEKSGWHKSEMIPLCPDLSGGLAAIRENIKQMLGVFNDCRIIITKSIIGIPYQVFDRSGFIICETEDFDLELLDAIAADLASQDAQAKEVARLLTRTPTETDVPGYYRFDLTQVQKKYPEMSSKMALQPFLKEAPFDALEVVCNHIPPWFEHQLPKMHLQYRIENKNDSTKHVIITHVVCE; encoded by the coding sequence ATGAAAGAAAAACTAAATCTAATGGCTGTTTTTTGTGATGACAATGGCCGGATTGCCCGGTTCGATGAGATGACTAATTTTGTTTTCTACACCAAAGAAAAAAGCGGTTGGCATAAATCCGAAATGATTCCCTTATGCCCTGATCTTTCCGGCGGGCTGGCCGCCATCCGGGAAAACATTAAACAGATGCTTGGTGTCTTCAACGACTGCCGGATCATCATCACCAAATCCATCATTGGTATTCCCTACCAGGTTTTTGACCGTTCCGGCTTTATTATCTGCGAAACCGAAGACTTTGATCTGGAATTACTTGATGCCATTGCGGCCGACCTGGCCAGTCAAGACGCACAAGCGAAAGAAGTTGCCCGTCTACTAACTAGAACACCAACCGAAACTGATGTCCCTGGTTATTACCGCTTTGATTTAACCCAGGTGCAAAAAAAGTACCCGGAGATGAGTTCAAAGATGGCCCTGCAGCCCTTTTTAAAAGAAGCTCCCTTTGACGCTCTGGAAGTGGTCTGTAACCATATCCCGCCATGGTTTGAACACCAATTACCAAAAATGCACTTGCAATACCGCATCGAAAATAAAAATGATTCCACTAAGCATGTTATTATCACCCATGTCGTGTGTGAATAA
- a CDS encoding P-II family nitrogen regulator encodes MKEVMAIIRQNKVNQTKEALVKDGYPAFTCLKVLGRGKKTIDLSIVQDIVDAGEMPISPIGESLTESSRLIPKRFFTLIVEDEDVAKVVSIIIDNNQTGNPGDGKIFVIPIEESIRVRSGEKNADAF; translated from the coding sequence ATGAAAGAAGTTATGGCAATTATTCGACAGAATAAAGTAAATCAGACCAAAGAAGCCCTTGTAAAAGATGGCTATCCCGCTTTTACCTGTTTAAAGGTTCTCGGACGCGGAAAAAAAACGATTGATCTATCCATCGTTCAGGATATCGTTGACGCAGGAGAAATGCCCATCTCACCGATTGGTGAATCCTTAACTGAATCATCCCGCTTAATTCCAAAACGATTTTTTACATTAATCGTTGAGGATGAAGATGTCGCGAAGGTCGTTTCTATTATTATTGACAACAATCAGACCGGAAATCCCGGTGATGGTAAAATTTTCGTCATCCCAATTGAAGAGTCCATTCGGGTACGAAGTGGCGAAAAAAATGCGGATGCATTTTAG
- the nifK gene encoding nitrogenase molybdenum-iron protein subunit beta encodes MLDVTPKEISERSALRINPLKTCQPVGAMYAALGVHNCMPHSHGSQGCCSYHRMFLTRHFKDPAIAASSSFTEGASVFGGGSNLKTAIKNIFDLYEPDIIAVHTTCLSETIGDDLVTYITDAKIPEGKIVVHANTPSYVGSHITGFSSMITGLIHYLSVNTGEKNGKLALFPGFVNPGDMREMKKLMTLMGVKYTMLPDTSGVMDSPMTGEYTMYPKGGTTIDDIKDLGNCELSLALGEITSTPPAESLKTKCKVPFATLPLPIGIELTDQYIMALNRFSKNEVPYIIEEERGQLVDILLDSHKYSQNKTVAIYGDPDTVLALAQFTLEMGMIPKYLVTGTPGKTFEAKANELFEKFGVEGCTAKGNADLFELHQWIKNDSVDLMIGGTHGKYVAKAEDIPLVRAGFPIVDRYVHSYLPLVGYKGAMRLAEMILNALMDRQDRDCADEDMEMIM; translated from the coding sequence ATGTTAGATGTTACACCAAAAGAAATATCCGAACGATCTGCTTTGCGCATTAACCCACTAAAAACATGTCAACCGGTCGGCGCCATGTATGCTGCGCTGGGCGTCCATAATTGCATGCCGCACAGCCATGGCTCACAAGGGTGTTGTTCATACCATCGAATGTTTTTAACGCGACATTTTAAAGATCCGGCCATTGCTGCATCCAGTTCATTTACCGAAGGTGCTTCCGTATTTGGCGGCGGTTCAAATTTAAAAACAGCCATAAAAAATATCTTTGACCTTTATGAACCCGATATTATTGCCGTTCATACGACCTGTTTAAGTGAAACCATCGGCGATGACCTTGTTACTTACATCACTGATGCGAAGATTCCCGAAGGAAAAATCGTTGTTCATGCCAACACCCCAAGTTATGTCGGGTCACACATCACTGGATTTTCCAGCATGATCACGGGATTAATCCATTACTTATCAGTAAACACCGGTGAAAAAAATGGCAAATTGGCTCTTTTCCCCGGCTTTGTCAATCCTGGCGACATGCGCGAAATGAAAAAACTGATGACCCTGATGGGGGTTAAGTATACCATGCTGCCAGACACCAGTGGTGTTATGGACTCACCAATGACCGGTGAATACACCATGTATCCTAAAGGCGGAACCACCATTGATGATATCAAAGATCTTGGAAATTGCGAGCTCTCCTTGGCATTAGGTGAAATCACTTCGACACCACCTGCTGAATCTTTAAAAACCAAATGTAAGGTTCCCTTTGCTACGCTTCCGTTGCCAATTGGTATTGAGTTAACGGATCAATATATCATGGCGTTAAATCGTTTTTCTAAAAACGAGGTTCCTTACATCATCGAAGAAGAACGTGGTCAATTAGTCGATATCTTATTAGATTCACATAAGTATTCTCAAAATAAAACCGTTGCCATTTACGGCGATCCCGATACCGTCTTAGCTTTGGCACAATTCACTTTAGAAATGGGTATGATTCCAAAATATCTGGTCACCGGGACACCCGGTAAAACATTTGAAGCAAAAGCCAATGAACTTTTTGAAAAGTTTGGTGTGGAAGGCTGTACCGCTAAAGGGAATGCTGATTTGTTTGAACTCCACCAATGGATTAAAAACGACAGTGTCGATCTGATGATCGGCGGCACCCATGGCAAATATGTCGCCAAAGCCGAAGATATTCCTTTAGTACGCGCCGGCTTCCCCATCGTTGACCGCTATGTTCACTCTTACCTGCCTTTGGTCGGATATAAGGGTGCTATGCGTTTAGCCGAAATGATCTTAAATGCCCTCATGGATCGTCAGGATCGTGACTGTGCAGATGAAGATATGGAAATGATTATGTAA
- a CDS encoding radical SAM protein — METIPAKNMLTRTKNNYWFGTDYNMNIYRGCSHGCIYCDSRSDCYGIEAFDQVRAKENALAILEDNLRRKTLKGVVGTGAMSDPYNPMEQKHQLTRQALELFKTNGYGVAIATKSPLVTRDKDLLLSIQKRSPVIVKITITSADDSLAKIIEPRVAPSSARFTAINELADSGIFTGVLLMPILPFINDTPANIKAIVTNAAEHGAQFIYPAFGVTLRDSQRLYFYDQLDAHFPGIKKKYLRNFGNSYSCASPQARSLWATFTRECQRHGVLYKMEDIVSRYKLEHGSQQLSFLF; from the coding sequence ATGGAAACCATCCCTGCTAAAAACATGCTGACCCGGACCAAAAATAATTATTGGTTTGGCACCGACTATAATATGAATATCTATCGGGGCTGTTCCCATGGCTGCATTTATTGTGACAGTCGTAGCGACTGCTATGGGATTGAAGCTTTTGACCAGGTCCGGGCCAAAGAAAATGCCCTGGCCATTCTGGAAGACAACCTGCGACGCAAGACCTTAAAGGGCGTGGTGGGTACTGGTGCCATGAGTGATCCCTATAATCCCATGGAGCAGAAACACCAGCTCACCCGCCAGGCGCTGGAGCTCTTCAAAACCAACGGTTACGGGGTAGCCATCGCCACCAAGAGCCCCCTTGTTACCCGGGATAAAGATCTGCTTTTATCGATTCAGAAACGGTCACCTGTCATTGTCAAAATTACCATTACCAGTGCCGACGATTCACTGGCAAAAATCATCGAACCCCGGGTAGCCCCCAGTTCTGCCCGCTTTACCGCGATCAATGAGCTGGCAGACAGCGGCATCTTTACAGGCGTTCTGCTGATGCCAATTCTCCCCTTTATCAATGATACCCCGGCGAACATCAAAGCCATTGTGACCAATGCCGCCGAACATGGCGCCCAATTTATTTATCCCGCCTTTGGGGTCACCCTCCGGGATTCCCAACGCCTTTATTTTTACGACCAGCTCGATGCTCATTTCCCTGGCATTAAAAAAAAGTATCTCCGCAATTTCGGTAATTCCTATAGCTGCGCCAGCCCCCAGGCCAGAAGCCTCTGGGCCACCTTCACCCGGGAATGTCAACGCCATGGGGTTCTTTACAAAATGGAAGACATCGTCTCCCGGTACAAACTGGAACACGGCAGCCAGCAATTGTCATTTTTGTTTTAA
- a CDS encoding 3'-5' exoribonuclease YhaM family protein, whose product MKIKSVQKGQDYLGFLFIKSQMTKTATNGSRYFNMVLNDADFDEIDGKKWDVKPEDEEIFTNGKLVKIKGKVQEFNSRLQLIVEKMRLADESDEVEIDDFIETVPVDINEMLGYISDTIDDFANTDIAAITKKIFSDQTEILSYFPAAKKHHHAIKGGLLYHTYSMLRIGKGLVGIYPFINRDLLYAGIILHDIGKINEMVSDENGSVSDYTPEGKLLGHITQEIVELELVGQSLGTAPEVLMMLKHMILSHHYQPEFGSPKRPMFPEAELLHHIDMIDARMYTMEQALNRVEPGTFTEPNWSLDGISLYRRSFE is encoded by the coding sequence TTGAAAATTAAGTCCGTACAAAAAGGTCAGGATTACCTTGGCTTTTTATTTATAAAGTCGCAGATGACCAAAACTGCCACCAATGGCAGCCGTTATTTTAACATGGTATTGAATGATGCCGATTTTGACGAAATTGATGGCAAAAAATGGGATGTCAAGCCGGAAGATGAGGAAATCTTCACCAATGGCAAACTGGTTAAAATAAAAGGCAAGGTCCAGGAATTCAACAGCCGGCTCCAACTGATCGTTGAAAAAATGCGATTGGCCGACGAAAGTGATGAGGTGGAGATCGATGATTTCATCGAAACTGTACCAGTCGACATCAATGAAATGCTGGGCTATATAAGCGATACCATCGATGATTTTGCCAATACCGACATCGCCGCCATCACAAAAAAAATATTTAGTGACCAGACTGAGATTTTGAGCTATTTTCCAGCAGCAAAAAAGCATCATCATGCCATTAAAGGTGGGCTGCTTTACCACACCTATTCGATGTTGCGAATCGGCAAAGGCCTGGTGGGGATTTATCCCTTTATCAACCGGGATCTGCTTTATGCTGGCATCATCCTCCACGATATCGGTAAAATTAATGAAATGGTTTCTGATGAAAATGGATCAGTTTCTGATTATACACCAGAGGGAAAACTGCTGGGACACATCACCCAGGAAATTGTGGAACTGGAACTAGTGGGTCAGTCACTGGGCACCGCCCCTGAGGTGTTAATGATGCTCAAGCACATGATTTTGTCCCATCATTACCAGCCGGAATTTGGTAGTCCCAAACGGCCGATGTTCCCTGAAGCTGAGCTGCTTCACCATATTGATATGATTGACGCTCGGATGTACACCATGGAACAGGCCCTCAATCGGGTAGAACCGGGGACCTTTACCGAACCCAACTGGAGCCTTGACGGTATCAGCTTATATCGAAGAAGCTTTGAGTAG
- a CDS encoding pentapeptide repeat-containing protein: MKRSKPNILPDLEFTRDLPSLVAWAREEEIDMEDKYFKDLTLTSIDFSYLSFRGSVFENCELTDCHFEKADCRDLRFQSCNLSNSDFTDGYFNRCEFNFCKMIGVDFHQAQLENLGFSSSNFQYANFSKAKLKALEISQCDFSYASVSECKLTQLKLDGINFEATSFFKTPLKGLDFTTCQIDGLRVSIEALNGAVVSAYQAAELAKLLGLIVR; this comes from the coding sequence ATGAAACGTTCAAAACCAAACATTCTCCCCGATCTGGAATTCACCAGAGATTTACCATCACTGGTGGCCTGGGCCCGGGAAGAAGAAATAGATATGGAAGATAAGTATTTTAAAGACTTGACCCTAACAAGCATTGATTTTTCCTACCTGTCCTTTCGGGGCTCTGTTTTTGAAAACTGTGAGTTAACCGATTGTCACTTTGAGAAAGCGGATTGTCGGGATCTCCGTTTTCAATCCTGTAATCTATCCAACAGTGACTTTACTGATGGTTATTTTAATCGCTGTGAATTCAATTTTTGCAAAATGATAGGGGTTGATTTTCATCAGGCCCAATTGGAGAACCTCGGCTTTTCCAGCAGCAATTTCCAGTACGCCAATTTTAGCAAAGCCAAACTCAAAGCTCTGGAGATTTCACAGTGCGATTTCAGTTATGCCTCTGTTTCCGAGTGCAAACTCACCCAGTTAAAACTCGATGGTATCAACTTTGAAGCCACCAGTTTTTTCAAAACGCCGCTAAAAGGACTGGACTTCACCACCTGCCAAATCGATGGCCTACGTGTCTCTATTGAAGCATTAAACGGTGCCGTTGTCTCCGCCTATCAGGCCGCAGAACTGGCCAAGTTGTTGGGCTTAATTGTGCGCTGA
- a CDS encoding nitrogenase component I subunit alpha — MDSRDKVLDQYSSKLYKNRKEHVIQIEDGEPNVIAADTRAIPGIMTNRGCCYAGCKGVVIGPLKDVVQIVHGPIGCSYYAWGTRRNKAKGDENTKNFLEYCFSTDMQETDIVFGGEKKLKKAIKEAVEIFDPACIMIASTCPVGLIGDDIHAVAAEAEEMYNIKVVAFSCEGYKGVSQSGGHHIANNGLMKNVIGTGDAKPVKYSINLLGEYNIGGDGWEICRVLKRIGYNIVSVMTGDGSYEEMKNAHTADLNLVQCHRSINYIAEMLKTKYGTEWLKVNFIGIEGIKQSLRDVAAFFNDPALTAKTEAVIADEEEEIAIGMVYYKSMLKDKTAAIYVGGSRTHHYINLLKSLGVEVILAGYEFAHRDDYEGRQVLPLKMDADSKNIESITVVKDPAKYRTFHTEERIKELKEAGLPIESYDGLWADIADKAMITDDYNQFETEAFLKLLKPDIFFSGIKDKYIVQRSGVPSRQLHSYDYSGPYAGFKGALNFARDVTLAVNTPAFSLVQAPWKSEPTLIGNLGGME, encoded by the coding sequence ATGGATTCAAGAGATAAAGTGCTCGATCAATATAGCTCTAAACTCTATAAAAACAGAAAAGAACATGTTATTCAAATTGAAGACGGTGAACCGAATGTCATTGCCGCTGATACTCGAGCCATCCCGGGAATCATGACCAACCGTGGTTGCTGTTATGCAGGATGTAAAGGGGTTGTTATTGGCCCACTAAAAGATGTTGTCCAAATCGTTCATGGCCCGATCGGATGTAGTTACTACGCCTGGGGAACCCGACGAAATAAAGCCAAAGGCGATGAAAACACGAAGAACTTTTTAGAATATTGTTTTTCGACGGATATGCAAGAAACCGACATTGTCTTTGGTGGTGAAAAGAAATTAAAAAAAGCAATTAAAGAAGCGGTTGAAATCTTTGATCCCGCCTGTATTATGATTGCTTCAACGTGTCCAGTCGGACTGATCGGTGATGATATCCACGCCGTCGCAGCTGAAGCTGAAGAAATGTACAATATTAAAGTAGTTGCCTTCAGTTGTGAGGGTTACAAAGGCGTTAGTCAATCCGGGGGACATCATATTGCCAATAACGGTTTAATGAAAAATGTTATTGGTACCGGTGACGCAAAACCGGTAAAATACTCCATTAATCTTTTAGGGGAATACAACATCGGTGGTGATGGTTGGGAAATTTGCCGGGTTCTTAAACGGATCGGTTATAACATTGTCTCGGTCATGACTGGTGATGGGAGCTACGAAGAAATGAAAAATGCGCATACGGCCGACCTGAATCTTGTTCAATGCCATCGTTCCATTAATTATATTGCTGAAATGCTAAAGACGAAATATGGAACCGAATGGCTTAAGGTCAATTTTATTGGCATCGAAGGGATTAAGCAGTCACTCAGAGATGTTGCCGCATTTTTCAACGATCCTGCTTTAACAGCCAAAACAGAAGCAGTCATTGCTGATGAAGAAGAAGAAATTGCAATTGGAATGGTTTACTACAAATCGATGCTGAAAGACAAAACTGCCGCCATTTATGTTGGTGGTTCAAGAACTCACCATTATATTAACTTATTAAAAAGCCTCGGTGTCGAAGTTATTTTAGCCGGTTATGAATTTGCCCATCGTGATGATTACGAAGGTCGTCAAGTGCTACCGCTTAAAATGGATGCCGATTCTAAAAACATTGAAAGCATCACGGTTGTAAAAGATCCTGCTAAATACCGGACTTTCCACACCGAAGAACGCATAAAAGAATTAAAAGAGGCCGGTTTACCGATTGAATCCTATGATGGTTTATGGGCCGATATCGCCGATAAGGCCATGATTACCGATGACTATAACCAGTTTGAAACCGAAGCATTTTTAAAATTATTAAAACCAGACATCTTCTTTTCTGGGATTAAGGATAAATATATTGTTCAACGGTCAGGCGTGCCATCGCGACAATTACACTCCTATGACTACAGCGGTCCGTATGCTGGATTTAAAGGTGCATTAAATTTTGCCAGAGATGTAACCTTAGCTGTTAATACACCAGCTTTTAGTTTAGTTCAAGCTCCCTGGAAAAGCGAGCCGACATTAATTGGCAATTTAGGAGGTATGGAATAA
- a CDS encoding P-II family nitrogen regulator: MLMIRAIIRPEKVGVVLSEMLSADYSAVTKLDVYGRGKQKGIKVGDVHYDEIPKVMLLCIVNDEDKDDVVKIIMKNAKTGKDGTFGDGRIFISPVEEAYTISTGKPGL, translated from the coding sequence ATGTTAATGATCAGAGCAATTATCAGACCCGAAAAAGTAGGGGTTGTATTATCCGAAATGTTATCCGCTGATTACTCAGCGGTTACGAAATTAGATGTTTATGGACGTGGAAAACAAAAAGGGATCAAGGTTGGAGACGTTCACTATGATGAAATTCCAAAAGTGATGCTCCTGTGTATCGTCAACGATGAAGACAAAGATGATGTTGTTAAAATAATCATGAAAAATGCAAAAACTGGCAAGGATGGTACTTTTGGAGATGGTCGTATTTTTATTTCTCCGGTAGAAGAAGCGTATACAATCAGTACTGGAAAACCGGGCCTTTAA